A window of Streptomyces sp. SAI-127 contains these coding sequences:
- a CDS encoding malonic semialdehyde reductase, with amino-acid sequence MSLVLDPAAQDLLFREARTANTFTDEPVTDEQLQAIYDLVKYGPTAFNQSPLRITLVRSAEARERLVQHMAEGNQPKTATAPLVAILSADNEFHEELPELFPHFPQAKDVFFSERPAREGAAGLNAALQAAYFIIGVRAAGLAAGPMTGLDFEGVRKEFLDDDHTPLMVVNIGKPGEDAWFPRSPRLAYDEVVTTV; translated from the coding sequence ATGTCTCTCGTTCTTGACCCCGCCGCCCAGGACCTGCTGTTCCGCGAGGCCCGTACCGCGAACACCTTCACCGACGAGCCGGTGACCGACGAGCAGCTCCAGGCCATCTACGACCTGGTCAAGTACGGCCCGACCGCCTTCAACCAGAGCCCGCTGCGCATCACCCTGGTCCGCTCCGCCGAGGCCCGCGAGCGCCTGGTCCAGCACATGGCCGAGGGCAACCAGCCCAAGACCGCCACCGCCCCGCTGGTCGCGATCCTCTCCGCGGACAACGAGTTCCACGAGGAGCTGCCGGAGCTCTTCCCGCACTTCCCGCAGGCCAAGGACGTCTTCTTCAGCGAGCGCCCCGCCCGCGAGGGTGCCGCCGGGCTGAACGCCGCCCTGCAGGCCGCGTACTTCATCATCGGCGTCCGTGCCGCGGGCCTCGCCGCCGGCCCGATGACCGGTCTGGACTTCGAGGGCGTCCGCAAGGAGTTCCTGGACGACGACCACACCCCGCTGATGGTCGTCAACATCGGCAAGCCGGGCGAGGACGCCTGGTTCCCGCGCTCCCCGCGCCTGGCATACGACGAGGTCGTCACCACCGTCTGA